The nucleotide window gtggttcttgagaagatttatcaagacttttccttatatattttcatgtaaaacttatttcttATTGTGGTCCCACTCTACTCCAAGGGCAataaatttaacaaacttgaatctgcacaatgtaaggaagcttccatataaatttgaacttttctggcccagtggttcgggagaagaagtcgaaaacgtaagaagtttacagatggacagacagacgacggacaaaaggtgatcagaaaagctcacttgagctttcagctcaggttaGCTAACAACGGAAAGTTTTCATCAGAAATGCTCACATtattgagcctttggctcaagtgagctaaaaaaaaacaaatcacGGTGTATCGCTACCTTCTTATGGCTTGATATTCTGTCCCCATTCACAatggaaaatcaaaatcctaaaCCCTTTTTCTTTAAAGAAAATCATGCAGATTAAGGATGACCATAGGTGCGATTGAAGGGGAAATatcttcatgtaaaaaaaactttatagCTTTTTAATAGAGACAGAAAATTGCTGCACACTTTTTCATTCACCATATCATGAATTAGAAGAGAAATGCAGTGTTTTCACAATAGGGAATACACTTTGTTGTGTTAGTATCAGGGTTTAAACCTTTAGTGAACTTAGTCTGGTGTGGTGCTAGCCTTTATATAGGTAAATCTGAGTTGTgtttaagttcaaaaggggcataactgccagaaaaaaaatattgaatcagaatttcctgggaatatgcacatctacacagtgtgtcctcattagctacaaagtttcatgaaattctgttgagcggcctcagaggagttgcgctgacaagaacaggacaaacgggctcgaaattctaagttcaaaaggggcactGCATAACtgccagaaaaattattgaatctgaatttcctgggaatattcacatctacacagtgtgtccttattaactacaaagtttcacaaacTTCTGTTGAATGTTCTCAAAGGAGTTGCGCTAACAAAACAGGGATGACGGACGGTTCAAAAATATTACACCCTTCGCAACTTCGTGGGgtataattaaaatttgacttgtaaatctgaTCCTCTATTATATGTCCTGGCTATATTAAGAAAGGGACGAAAACAATCTTCATTAATTGCTTTCAAACTCAGCTATACACCAAGATAGGAAAtagtgaggtcaaggtcatagggaaggtcaaggtcataaaataATACCACAGTGAATAGCTACCACTAATATGTATCAGTGTAAAAGGTTTcataaaatattgtcaatagcTGCTTTGAAATTGACCTATACACCAAAATAGGAACTAgtgatatcaaggtcacaaggaaggtcaaggtcatataatAATGCCACAGTTGAATTTTTACCACTAATATGCATCAGTGTaagagttttcataaaaatagtGTCAATACTTGAATACTTGTTTTATAACTGAGCTAaacatcaaatatgaaaaagtgaggtcaaggtcacaggaaatgtcaaggtcaaaattattgatGCAGTTGTATAGATGATACTAATATGTATCAGAATGTAATGTTTGATGAAAACATCTTGTATAgtttctttgaaactgagctaaacacAAAGTGTGACAGAAGGACGGACATGACAAACACTACATGACCCGGGTATATTCATACCAGGCCATAAAAATGTCTAACATAGGAATGATAGGATGCTGCCATCATACAACTTGATTTGTGAGATAACATTCCAATAAGATCTGCTATCAGCAAAGTTTGTTATTTGTTGTGTTTTAGAAGTTGGACATACATTACATAATTTGTCATCCAGATAATTTAAAGAAGTTAAGTCTGGGGTAGAGTGTTTACAATTGAGATTTCGAAATCTCCGAATCATTCTCCACACATCCTGGCAGATGAAATAAGTTTTAACCATTTTTACCTCAAATATTTTGAAGTCTCTAACTTGCCTATAAACAATAGTATTTATTGTagatatttgattttcttcacaTTTCCACTATTAAACTCAGTAACAAATAAGTTGTCACTTTTGTCCACACATAAACTGAATGGATTATTCAGATCACAGTTGTCTATATAGCGGAGGAACTGTCCATTCTGGTCCAGAATGTGGATACAGTGGTTATCACGGTCTGCTGTCAGGATCTGACTCTGAATGTCTGTTGTGATTCCCCGCGGtctgaatgctttgtttttgGTAGTAGAAgaatgaccagtgtatctaaatcggagttttccatTCTggttgaccaccactactgcacaAGCTTCTgtgtcagccacacagatatccaggtttctgttctcactgatgtatttgattttattatttcctGAATATAGAGGCTTCCCCTCATCATCATACTGGattgtttgtttctctgtggaacCTGAGTAATGGACAACTTTGGATTGTGTTTGATCATCACTGTACACAGTAACCAGGAGATCACCAGAGGAGGTGACACAGAGTTGAGTGGGTATCAAGCCCTGTAGTCTGATCACCTCCTCTGTCTGTCCACTCTTCACTTTATTCACAGTGTTTGTTGTACTATCAGAGTACACTAGATCCCTATCACTTGTCACCGCTATATCATTTGGTGGTCCCCctgattttgttttgattgtatTGATAACTGTACCTTGAACATTAAAGCATTTCATATCACTGACTTCTGCACTTGTCCAGAATTCTTCTTCACTCAGACAGGTAACACTGCGGAAGTCTTTATACCCAGTATTTATTGTAGCGACGAGCTCTGGTTCATCCATCAGTTCTTTGGGTGAGGTTTCTGCTTTCTTCAGTGTGTAGCCATTTTCATCTCTGGTAAATGATAATGGTATCAAAGATCCCAGCGACTTGTAAAGCTGTTCACTGTCTATCGTGTTTGGACTAAATGTAGGCAGGGAGACTCGGACTTTGGGAGGAAGTTTTCTGAATTCTTTGTTTTGGGATCTGTATTCCATGGTCACAGACACTTCATTGGATTCCTccattttccccagagtaatcAGTGATTGCTCAATAAGGGACTGTATCTGCTTTATTTCATCCAAATGTTTCTTCAGAATTTCCAGGTGTTTGATTTTCATCTCTTCTATTTCATGTTTCATTTTGTTGATGACATTGTCAATTTCTTTGTGCCATTCCTCTCCATGTTTTGTGAATACTGTTGTAAATTTCACATATTCTCCATCCAAATTGGTTATTTGAGTTTCTAAATCAGTGGACATTTCTTCATATGTTGGAGAAATAATGTTTTCTATCTCCTCTGAATCTTTTGTAATGTCTGCTTTTTTGTTCTTGTAGATTTCAGAAAGAATGGAAAATGTATGGCCCTTGTGTTTATCTGCAGATATAGTACACAAAGAACAGACAGACATGTCACATTCCTtgcaatgaaatttacatttttcgGTTTGATGTCTGCTACACTTTGGATAGATCAATGTAGATTTTCGCTTTTGGAATGGTACCACTATGTGTTTTTGATAGTCATCAACAATGTGTTTTCCTATACAGGCAATGCATAGATTGACGTGGCAGAAATCACAGTACATCTGTACTATAGCCGTCTCACATAGGTCACATCGGACAACATCTTGGGCACTGCGGTGAGGGTCCATGGCTACTCTATATGTTCTACAATTGaagaatatgaaatttattaacTGTAACACAACAATTTTGGTTAAATAAGTATACTAGTTAGAAAGTTTTATATAGACCCgtcatatatataaaaaagatcAAACACATAAATCATATATACCACCAAATCTTAATTCAAAACTGTCATATAGTCagtacaaatatttcaaactattTGATCaatttgtatttacttttcatcagtggcggatccaggattttcaAAATGGGAGCCCACATGTAAAATCTGGAGTCTCCATCTATTTATACCAGTTATGTCTTGTACATATTTAGCGAAAAGTGTGTGTgcgtgttgggggggggggggggggggggggggggctctaaaTCTGCCACTGTTTAATCAACTTTGATCCAATGTTTTCAATTcttggtcctcagtacccccttgcttgtcgtaagaggcgactaaatggggagaTCCTTCaaatgagactgcaaaaactcagcaggtgtggcacgataaagatccctccctgctcaatggccataagcgccgagcataggcctaaattttgcaccccttcaccggcggtggtgacgtctccatatgagtgaaatattctcaagagagacgttaaacaatattcaatcaatcaatcaattcttgGTAACAACTGAACTCAAATTAAACATGCTAAAAGGTTAACTTGGATTGTCCTTCTGATTGAACAGGTATCAACTCACTGTTATCCACTCGCGGAAATAGTTTTTAATTCTGATGTTAAGACGTTAATGATTTCCAATTTCGACTttgttatgatttaaaactatAATCAGAATAATATTTTAGGTCTaaagtaaattgaaaaataaaattactcaaatgaaataaaagcaaTTTATAATTGcctttaaagaggttcgcacctgagatttcGAGTAACGTCAatttttttgggaagtgtatttttgatttctacattgaaggagaattaggaaattaaaaagaaaatctgGGGTTTCAACACTTGTTactgagctacagtgttctaaacatgacctttttacACTTAAAAAAGcatagcgcacttggtatgcaatttcacCTACATAAATACttctttcttgaatatcatttttttgcAAATATTCTACTATataatgtcagtttatacttgtggtTACCCAAATTACGCAATAAacatatctatatgttgatagtatctttatttgataagcgtaaacatcaccgtgattatatagagtatatagtagatgcaaggtgaagataacgaacagtgatcaatctcataactcctataaacaatacaaaatagatagttgggcaaacacggacccctggacacaccagaggtgggatcaggtgtctaggaggagtaaacatcccctgttgaccggtcacacccgccgtgagccctatatcctgatcaggtaaacggagttatccgcagtcaaaatcagtgtagaTGTAACGTGATGGGCctcaaaaattgcaaactgttgcaaaaggccaccctaaaccagaaataaaacactgaaattgttttacttgagtatgactgtaaggtggccctcttgttgaaaatggctaaaatatgaaaaaatcgttctcaaaattttCTCGACATTTAGCAGCCTGCCAAACGTGAAACCTTTAAACTTGCATCcctgggtggcctagtggtttaggtgctcggtaatcttacacttaaagcatacattccgagttcaagtccaatattttcctaatctattttttttttgctttacatctttttttggttgttttcttgtgtgtgtggtgtatttgtgtgttttatataaatgtgatacatatatcataacaaatattagtcattttcatcataacttccaatatttgcaaTTACGACTTAAAGAAAAGGAATTTATTCTGAGATCTCTGTAGTTCCatttgtttacactaacctgCTCCTGTATGCATAGGATTTTCAAATAGcaatgtggctgacgaaaagctaaacaaatactacaagaaaaggGGCACAAATGCAtagcatgtaataagtaaaaataggtcaagggaggaaaaaTAACTGTTATGCAGTTTGAATTCTCAAAAGTAAAcataaacaagcattctgagagtattgcatacaAATACATAATCCATTACCGGAGGCAAAAATTAAGGTACCtcaacaatattcgaagttcattgCGAGACTAaagttatggtaaaagggaagattgggaaaccaggataggagtggttggaaatcaactactactcaggtacaaagactagaccaagaaaacTAATTCAAAATcaatctgtaacttgttatggcaaagcaatcatcatgaatatcaaatgaatatctgcaatcattacaaaaaaaagtatggaaaactgataattcatgctatttttctaaatccAAGGGCCAttacttagtgaaaaatcaatggaccgagacgaaattcaaacctGATTTgcaacttgttatggcaaagcaatgtagcaaatatcaaatgaatatctgcaaacacgtaaaaaaaaaaaagtccggacAACTGATAATCCATGCTATTTTTcgaagtccaagggccataactaagtgaaaaatcaatggaccgggaccaaattcaaacttgatctctaacttgttatggcaaagtaatgtaccaaatatcaaatgaatatctgctagcacaacaaaaaagtctggaaaactaataattcatgctaCTTTtcttttctaagtccaagggccataactatgTGAAAAATCATCGGACCGTGAAAAAAAATGGAACTTAATCTGTAACGTGGTATGGCAgagcaaaatatcaaatatcaaataaatatctgcaagaacagagaaaaaaaggcggaaaactggactgacggacagacgcACGGAGCGcgaacctaaagtccccttcgacttcatcggtaggggactaaaaaacTCATGTAACAACTgccatatgatatttaggcaaagctaaacactcgaattatcaaccaaaggcaaatgaactgataAAATCTATTAAAGGCGCTGCAGAAAAAGACAGTGAGCTAAGtaatatgtaaaagggttgttgtgtgatatgaatgcaactatgaaaatattgtaccatTCATCATTCCACATAGGAACATGGTTTATTGATCAAAGAATGagtcatataaatgtcagtaatgctaaactacagcagttatttatcttggttaacgaaatATCAAAAACGATGGACTTGTATTTAAACATTACATGCCAGTCTATTATtagaaaccggtgttttccttTTAGTTTTCTGAGTCAgccgtttcgtcagcaaaagcgctatacctctttattcaattaaacttgatttgtctgttggtgtcaacacaacatatgataagcaacacaaatcaatcattaattaaaatagatacataatcatgtcttctaacactacaaataaaaaaagtttaatactggtaatggaaataaataatgacctttttgcacctgATATCCGAAAACACTCATGAcctcaaatttgagagtttaaaagtgcatattaggagtaatgtcaatttataaaatttcaCATGTTTTTCAAGGTCTTCTCTTAGGATTTGAAATAGAActaaaaaaagtgggggttggagaccaaatttttaaattattggcgaaaTTATtggatttttatacaaaatttcaagtaaattaatttgaactttttttctatttggaaaaatatatcaatcaaatttatatattacaacatttgaactaatTTCAAGTCTCATCTACTTTTATCATGAAATTTTAAACTAAAATACACGTTTAGGAGTatagaaatagaaaatatattggatgaaaGACAAACTGTAAtgtcatgcagatttagaacgttttgattaatcaatcctttcgccacaaaatatagtccctgcaaaaccttcaaaattaaaattgatacattttttttcaattggatagggttcagtaataatTTGGCATCTATGTGATACGCATGTTCACATAAAATGCTGTTATCGAAGGCTGCAAACTATTTGAGTTGTCTTTCATTGCTCTCCAATTACTTCCCTTGggcatatataaattaagtgccCCGGATTAAATCAACCTTTTCCATTTATAACTGCTACACACAGGTTGGTGTTCTCCTATTTCACAAGAATTTGTATTTAATATCTGAATTTTCAAAACCCAAACCCACGCAACCTGAATTGTTCTGTTGTCTTTGCTTTTTCTTCTGAAACCAGAATACTGCTTGTGCTTGTTTTATCTTTCAGGTTACACTCTCCCAAATAAATGACTTTGGTGTGACGGAT belongs to Ostrea edulis chromosome 7, xbOstEdul1.1, whole genome shotgun sequence and includes:
- the LOC125655130 gene encoding tripartite motif-containing protein 55-like isoform X1; its protein translation is MTNYVITYRVAMDPHRSAQDVVRCDLCETAIVQMYCDFCHVNLCIACIGKHIVDDYQKHIVVPFQKRKSTLIYPKCSRHQTEKCKFHCKECDMSVCSLCTISADKHKGHTFSILSEIYKNKKADITKDSEEIENIISPTYEEMSTDLETQITNLDGEYVKFTTVFTKHGEEWHKEIDNVINKMKHEIEEMKIKHLEILKKHLDEIKQIQSLIEQSLITLGKMEESNEVSVTMEYRSQNKEFRKLPPKVRVSLPTFSPNTIDSEQLYKSLGSLIPLSFTRDENGYTLKKAETSPKELMDEPELVATINTGYKDFRSVTCLSEEEFWTSAEVSDMKCFNVQGTVINTIKTKSGGPPNDIAVTSDRDLVYSDSTTNTVNKVKSGQTEEVIRLQGLIPTQLCVTSSGDLLVTVYSDDQTQSKVVHYSGSTEKQTIQYDDEGKPLYSGNNKIKYISENRNLDICVADTEACAVVVVNQNGKLRFRYTGHSSTTKNKAFRPRGITTDIQSQILTADRDNHCIHILDQNGQFLRYIDNCDLNNPFSLCVDKSDNLFVTEFNSGNVKKIKYLQ
- the LOC125655130 gene encoding tripartite motif-containing protein 55-like isoform X2 — translated: MDPHRSAQDVVRCDLCETAIVQMYCDFCHVNLCIACIGKHIVDDYQKHIVVPFQKRKSTLIYPKCSRHQTEKCKFHCKECDMSVCSLCTISADKHKGHTFSILSEIYKNKKADITKDSEEIENIISPTYEEMSTDLETQITNLDGEYVKFTTVFTKHGEEWHKEIDNVINKMKHEIEEMKIKHLEILKKHLDEIKQIQSLIEQSLITLGKMEESNEVSVTMEYRSQNKEFRKLPPKVRVSLPTFSPNTIDSEQLYKSLGSLIPLSFTRDENGYTLKKAETSPKELMDEPELVATINTGYKDFRSVTCLSEEEFWTSAEVSDMKCFNVQGTVINTIKTKSGGPPNDIAVTSDRDLVYSDSTTNTVNKVKSGQTEEVIRLQGLIPTQLCVTSSGDLLVTVYSDDQTQSKVVHYSGSTEKQTIQYDDEGKPLYSGNNKIKYISENRNLDICVADTEACAVVVVNQNGKLRFRYTGHSSTTKNKAFRPRGITTDIQSQILTADRDNHCIHILDQNGQFLRYIDNCDLNNPFSLCVDKSDNLFVTEFNSGNVKKIKYLQ